One region of Sus scrofa isolate TJ Tabasco breed Duroc chromosome 3, Sscrofa11.1, whole genome shotgun sequence genomic DNA includes:
- the MRPL33 gene encoding 39S ribosomal protein L33, mitochondrial: MFLSAVTFAKSKSKTILVKMMSQAGTGFSFNTKRSRLREKLTLLHYDPVVKKKVLFVEQKKIRSL; encoded by the exons ATGTTCTTGTCCGCGGTCACCT TTGCCAAGAGCAAGTCAAA AACAATTCTGGTGAAAATGATGAGCCAAGCTGGAACAGGTTTTTCCTTCAACACTAAGAGAAGCCGACTGCGGGAGAAACTGACTCTGTTGCATTATGATCCAGTTG tgaaaaaaaaagtcctctttgtggaacagaaaaaaatacgcTCCCTCTAA